In Cellulomonas sp. JZ18, the DNA window TGTCCGGGCGGTACGAGCAGGACTGGCCCGTCGCCGGCTACAGCTCCGGCTACACCGAGCTGCTCGGTGTGCGGCGCGCGTGGCGCGGACGCGGCATCGCGGTGGCGCTGCTCGCGACCGCGATGCAGGCGTACGCGGCCGACGGCGTGGAGTACGCCGAGCTCGGCGTCGACACCGCCAACCCGTCCGGTGCGCACGGCCTGTACGCCCGCCTCGGCTACGAGGTCGTGCACTCGTCGACGATGTACTCCATCGAGCTGTGACGTCCGCGACGTGACGCACGCGCGCGCCCTGCCGTCCCCGGCGGGGCGCGCGCGGACGTTAGGGTCTGTGCACATGACCAGCGTGCTCGACCTGCAGGCCGTGACGATCCGCCGGGGGACGACGACGATCCTCGACGACCTGACGTGGCAGGTGCGCGAGGGCGAGCGCTGGGTGGTGCTGGGCCGCAACGGTGCGGGCAAGACCACGCTGCTGCAGGTCGCGTCGGGGCGCATGCACCCCACGCGCGGCACGGCCACGCTGCTGGGTCAGCGCCTGGGCGCGACGGACGTGTTCGAGCTGCGGCCGCGCATCGGCCTGTCGAGCGCCGCGCTGGCCGACCGCATCCCGTCCGGCGAGACCGTGAAGGACGTCGTCCTCACCGCGGCCTACGGCGTGACGGGTCGCTGGCGGGAGGCGTACGAGGAGCTCGACGAGGCGCGGGCCAACGACCTGCTCGCGGCGTTCGGCGTCGCGCACCTCGCGGAGCGGTTCTTCGGCACGCTGTCCGAGGGCGAGCGCAAGCGCGTGCAGATCGCACGCTCGCTCATGAGCGACCCCGAGCTCCTGCTCCTCGACGAGCCGGCCGCGGGCCTCGACCTCGGTGGTCGCGAGGAGCTGGTCGCTGCGCTCGCCGAGCTCGCGCGCGACCCCCGCTCGCCGGCCCTCGTGCTGGTCACGCACCACGTCGAGGAGATCCCGCCCGGCTTCACGCACCTGCTGCTGCTGCGCGCGGGCCGTGTGCACGCGGCGGGGCCGATCGGCGAGGTGCTCACCGCCGAGAACCTGTCCGGCACGTTCGACGTGCCGCTGCGCCTCGAGCACGGTGACGGGCGGTGGGCGGCGCACGCGGCCCCGGGGGCCGGCACGGCGCGCTGACGCCGCAGGTCCCCGCCGGCGTCCCCCAGGCCGCGCGGGCGTGCGCGTCCTACCATCGTGCTGGGGCCCGACGACGGGCCACCGGCCGGGGGTGACGGCATGGGCTGGCTGTGGTGGGTCGGCACGGCGCTCCTGCTCGGGGTGCTGGAGATGGTCTCGCTCGACCTCGTGCTGGTGATGCTGGCCGGGGGTGCGCTCGCCGGGGCGCTCGCGTACGCGCTCGGCGCGCCGGTGGCCGTCCAGCTCCTCGTGGCCGCCGTCGCGGCCGTCGTCCTGCTCGTCACGCTGCGCCCGTGGCTCCTGCGGCACCTGCGGTCGCGGGTGGTGCTGCAGGAGACGAACGCGGCCGCACTGGTCGGGCGCCCCGCCGTCGTCGTCCTCGACGTCGACGGCGTGACCGGCCGCGTCAAGCTGGGGGGCGAGGTGTGGACCGCGCGCACCGTCGACGGCGCGAGCCTGCCCGCCGGGACCTCCGTCACGGTCGTCCGCATCGACGGGGCCACGGCCGTGGTCACCGCCGCGGCCTCCGCACCGCGCACCGACGGCCCCTCGGCCGCCGGTGCCGCTCCCGCCTGACCAGGGGCCCGGGACCCGGGCCGTGCCCGCCGCCCGGCCGGGCGGCAGTCCGCGGAGGCCGCCATGTCCGACATCGACGCCGGGCAGGTCGCCCTCGTCGTCGTCCTCGCGCTCGTCCTGCTCTTCGTCGTGGTCGCCCTCGTGCGGGCGGTGCGGATCGTGCCGCAGGCCGTCGCGATGATCGTCGAGCGCCTGGGCCGCTACAGCTCGACGCTCGACGCCGGGCTGCACCTGCTCATCCCGTTCATCGACCGGGTGCGCGCGAGCGTCGACCTGCGCGAGCAGGTGGTGTCGTTCCCGCCGCAGCCCGTCATCACCTCCGACAACCTCGTGGTGAGCATCGACACCGTCATCTACTTCCAGGTGACCAGCCCGAAGGACGCGGTCTACGAGATCGCCAACTACATCACCGGCATCGAGCAGCTGACCGTCACGACGTTGCGCAACGTCATCGGGTCCATGGACCTCGAGCAGACGCTCACGAGCCGCGACCAGATCAACGGGCAGCTGCGCGGCGTGCTCGACGAGGCCACGGGGCGGTGGGGCATCCGCGTGAACCGGGTCGAGCTCAAGGCGATCGACCCGCCCGCGTCCGTGCAGGGGTCGATGGAGCAGCAGATGCGCGCCGAGCGTGACCGGCGCGCCGCCATCCTCACCGCCGAGGGCGTCAAGCAGTCCCAGATCCTCACCGCGGAGGGGGAGAAGCAGGCGGCGATCCTGCGTGCGGAGGGCGAGGCGCAGTCGGCGATCCTGCGCGCCGAGGGGGAGTCGCGCGCGATCCTGCAGGTGTTCGACGCGGTGCACCGCGGTGACGCCGACCCCAAGCTGCTGGCCTACCAGTACCTGCAGACGCTGCCGAAGGTGGCTGCGAGCCCGGCCAACAAGCTCTGGTTCCTGCCGGCGGAGCTCAGCGGCGCGCTCGGGTGGCTCTCGAAGGGGTTCACCGGAGGCGGCGAGGGCGACGGCGACCGGTACGCCACGCGTCCCGCGGGCGACTCCCCGCTCGCCGCGGACGACCTGCCACCGGTGTCCCTGACGGACCCGGGCGAGGCGCTCGCGGAGGCACGTCGGGAGTCGGCCGCCGCGACCGCGGACGCGACGAGCGCCGGCACGCTGTCGGGCCTGCGCTTCGACCCCGCCGCCGAGCGGGGCCAGCGCCCCGGCGTGGACGGGCCGGAGGATCGCGGGACCGGCGGGGGACCTGCCGGCGGTCGGGGGGCCGCACCCGGAGGCGACTGAGCGGCCGCTGCACCGGCGTCCGCTGAGAGCGGACGGCCGGAGAAGGACTGTTGCCTCGCGCACGTCACGTGGGAGCGTGTGACGCGGTCCACGTGAGGAGGTGCGCACGGTGCTCCTGCGGCTGCTGCGCGAGCAGCTGCGTCCCTACCGGGGCGCCGTGCTCGCGGTGCTGGTGCTCCAGCTCGTCCAGGTGCTCGCGACCCTGTGGCTGCCGAGCCTGAACGCCGACATCATCGACGACGGCGTGGCCCAGGGCGACACGGCGGTCATCTGGCGGATCGGCGGCGTCATGCTCGCCGTGAGCCTGGTGCAGGTGGTCGCCGCGATCGGCGCCGTGTGGTTCGGTGCCCGCACGGCGATGGCCTTCGGACGGGACGTGCGGGCGCGCCTGTTCGACCGCGTGCAGGCGTTCTCCCAGCAGGAGATGGGACGGTTCGGCGCGCCGACCCTCATCACCCGCACGACGAACGACGTGCAGCAGGTGCAGATGCTCGTGCTGATGACGTTCGTGTTCCTCGTCATGGCGCCGCTCATGCTCGTCGGCGGTGTCGCGATGTCGCTGCGCGAGGACGTCGTCCTGTCGGGCCTGCTCCTGGTCGTCGTGCCCGTGCTGGTCGGCGTCGTGGCGCTCGTCGTGCGCCGGATGGTGCCGTGGTTCCGGCGGGTGCAGGAGCGCATCGACGGGATCAACCGCGTCATGCGCGAGCAGCTCACGGGCGTGCGCGTCGTCCGGGCGTTCGTGCGCGAGCGGCGCGAGCGCGACCGGTTCGAGGTCGCCAACGACCTGCTCTACGAGGCGTCGCTGCGCACGGGCCTGCTCATGGCCCTGCTGTTCCCCGCGGTCATGCTCGTGATGAACGCCTCGAGCGTCGCCGTGGTGTGGTTCGGCGCCCGCAGGGTCGACGCGGGCGACATGCAGATCGGCTCGTTGGTCGCGTTCCTCAGCTACATCATGTTCGTGCTCATGGCCGTGATGATGGCCTCGATGATGACGGTGATGGTCCCGCGGGCCGTCGTCTCCGCGGAGCGGATCACCGAGGTGCTGGACACCAGCCCGAGCGTCGTCCCGCCCGCCGAGCCCGTGCCGTTCGCCACCACCCGGTCCGTGGCGTCGGCGGACGGGACGCCCGGCCCGCGGACCGGCCTCCTCGAGCTGCGCGACGTCGAGTTCCGGTACCCCGGCGCCGAGCACCCGGTGCTGCAGGGGGTCTCCTTCACCGCCGAGCCCGGCCGGACGACCGCGATCATCGGCTCGACCGGCGCCGGCAAGACGACGCTGCTCCACCTCGTGCCGCGCCTGTACGACGTGACGGGCGGGCAGGTGCTCGTGGACGGCGTCGACGTGCGGGAGGCCGAGCCGGAGGCGCTGTGGGCCCGCATCGGGCTCGTGCCGCAGCGCCCGTACCTGTTCTCCGGCACGGTGCGCAGCAACCTGCAGTTCGGCCGGCCCGACGCAAACGACGACGCGCTGTGGCACGCGCTGACGGTCGCGCAGGCGCGGTCGTTCGTGGAGGCGCTGCCAGAGGGGCTCGACGCACCCGTCGCGCAGGGCGGCACCAACCTGTCCGGCGGGCAGCGGCAGCGGCTCGCGATCGCGCGGGCCCTGGTCCGACGCCCGTCCCTCTACCTGTTCGACGACTCGTTCTCGGCCCTGGACTACGCGACGGACGCCGCGCTGCGGGCCGCGCTCGTACCCGAGACGCGCGACGCGACGGTGATCGTCGTCGCGCAGCGCGTCGCGACGATCCGCCACGCCGACCGGATCCTCGTCCTCGACGAGGGCCGTGTCGTCGGCGACGGCACGCACGAGGGGCTGCTGGAGTCGAACGCGACGTACCAGGAGATCGTCCACTCCCAGCTGAGCGCCCAGGAGGCGGCATGACGGCGGCGCCGGGGCCCCGGACGACGACGGGTGCCGCACCCTCGGGAGCACCCGCGGCCGTCCCTCCGGGAGGTGCACCGCCCCGCCCCGTCGGTCCGCGCGGCGGCCCGATGGGCATGGGGCTGGGGATGCCCGGGCAGAAGTCGCTCGACTTCCGCGGGTCGCTGCGACGCCTGCTCGTCGTGCTGCGGCCCGAGCGTGCGCGGCTCGTGGCCGTGCTCGTCCTCGGGGCGCTGTCGGTGGCCGCCGCCGTCGCCGGCCCGAAGCTCCTCGGGGACGCGACGAACGTGCTGTTCGACGGCGTGGTCTCCCGGGCCCTCGGTCAGGTCGTCCCCGCCGGGTCGACGCAGCAGGAGGCCGTCGACGCGCTGCGGGCGTCCGGACAGGACCAGCTGGCCGACATGGTCTCGGGCATGGACCGGGTGGTGCCCGGCACCGGCGTCGACTTCGGACGGCTCGGCGGGATCCTGCTGGTCGTCCTCGTCGTCTACCTGGCGTCGTTCGTGCTCGGGTGGCTGCAGGGCCGGCTCACCGCGCTCGCGGTGCAGCGCACCGTGCGGCGCATGCGCTCGCACGTCGAGGAGAAGCTCTCCCGGCTGCCGCTGTCGTACTACGACCGGCAGCCGCGCGGCGAGCTGCTGAGCCGCGTGACCAACGACATCGACAACGTCGCCCAGACGATGCAGCAGACGCTGTCGCAGCTCGTGACGTCGCTGCTCACGGTGGTGGGTGTGCTCGGCATGATGTTCTGGCTGTCGCCGCTGCTCGCGGTCGTCGCGCTGGTGACCGTGCCGCTGTCCGTGGCGGTCGCGGGGGCGATCGCGAAGCGCTCGCAGCCGCAGTTCGTGCAGCAGTGGGCGTCGACGGGGCAGCTGAACGCCCACATCGAGGAGATGTTCACGGGGCACGCGCTCGTGACGGTGTTCGGGCGCCAGCCGGAGGCGGCGCGCACCTTCGCCGAGCGGAACGAGCAGCTCTACGAGGCGAGCTTCCGCGCGCAGTTCATCTCGGGGATCATCCAGCCGGCGCTGGGGTTCCTGTCGAACGTCAACTACCTCGTCATCGCCGTGGTCGGCGGTCTGCGGGTGGCGTCGGGGGCGATGACGCTCGGCGAGGTGCAGGCGTTCATCCAGTACAGCCGCCAGTTCACCCAGCCGCTGACGCAGATCGCCTCGATGGCGAACCTCCTGCAGTCGGGGGTCGCCTCCGCCGAGCGCGTCTTCGAGCTGCTCGACGCCGACGAGCAGGAGCCCGACCCGGCGACGCCGGTGCGCGTCGAGCCGCCCGTGCGCGGCCGCGTCGCGTTCGAGGACGTGTCGTTCCGCTACGAGCCCGACACGCCCCTCATCGAGCACCTGAGCGTCGTCGCCGAGCCCGGCCAGACCGTCGCGATCGTCGGGCCCACGGGCGCCGGCAAGACGACCCTGGTGAACCTCGTCATGCGGTTCTACGAGGTCGACTCCGGCCGCATCACCCTCGACGGCGTCGACACGCGCACGCTCACGCGCGACGACCTGCGCCGCCAGATGGGCATGGTCCTGCAGGACACGTGGCTGTTCGAGGGGACCATCGCCGACAACATCGCGTACGGCGTCGACGGGGCGACGCGCGAGCAGGTCGTCGAGGCCGCCGTCGCGACGCACGTCGACCGGTTCGTGCGGACCCTGCCGGACGGCTACGACACCGTGATCGACGACGAGGGCGGTGCGGTGTCGGCGGGGGAGAAGCAGCTGCTCACGATCGCCCGCGCGTTCCTCGCCGACCCGGCGATCCTCATCCTCGACGAGGCGACGTCGTCCGTCGACACCCGTACCGAGGTGCTCGTGCAGCAGGCGATGGGAACGCTGCGCGCCGGGCGGACGTCCTTCGTCATCGCGCACCGCCTGTCCACCATCCGCGACGCGGACGTCATCCTCGTCATGGAGCACGGGCGCATCGTCGAGAAGGGCAGCCACGACGAGCTGCTCGCGGCGGACGGCGCGTACGCGCGCCTCTACGCGAGCCAGTTCGCGGCGGCCACGGCACCCCTGGACTGACCCGCCGACGGGCCGACCGGGGCAACCCGGACCCGTCCCGAGCCCTGGTTTGTGCATCCGCGTCTGCGCAGGTCATGCTGGACCTGGAACGATTCGAGGAGGAACACGTTGTCGACCACGCCCGCCGTGCCCGCCCGCGCCGACGCCCCCGTCGTCGCGGACCCCGCGCTCGCCCACCGCACCCGGAGCCTGACGGTCCGCCTCACCGACGCGTCGGGGCGCCCGCTCGCCGGTGCCGTCGCGCGGGCCGAGCAGCAGGACCACGCGTTCTGGTTCGGCAACATCGGCTTCGACGAGGTGGAGCGGGCCGCTGCCGCCCTGCCCGGCGGGCGCCCCCTCGCGCCGGGGCAGGACGAGCTGCTCGCGCGGTTCGACGAGCTGTGGCGCGACGTGTTCAACCTGGCGACGCTGCCGTTCTACTGGGGCACCTTCGAGCCGACCCAGGGCAGCCCGCGGACCGCCGCGCTGCGCGCCGCCGCCGAGCACTACCGCGACCACGGCGTGACCGTGAAGGGCCACCCGCTCGTGTGGCACACCGTGCAGCCGGACTGGCTGAAGCCGCTGCCGGACGAGGAGGTCCTGCGCCTCCTGCGGGCCCGCGTGCAGCGTGACGCGAGCGAGTTCGCCGGCCTCGTCGACGTGTGGGACGCGATCAACGAGGTGGTGATCATGCCGATCTTCACCAAGGACGACAACGCGGTCACGCGGGTCGCGAAGACGGTCGGCCGCATCGGCATGATCCAGCTCGCCTTCGACGAGGCGCGCGCCGCCAACCCCGGGGCGATGCTGCTGCTCAACGACTTCGACATGTCCGCCGACTACGAGCACCTCGTGGAGGAGGCGCTCGCCGCCGGTGTGCGCATCGACGCGCTGGGCCTGCAGAGCCACATGCACCAGGGCGCGTGGGGCCGCGACAAGACGCTCGACGTGCTCGAGCGGTTCTCCCGGTTCGGCCTGCGCATGCACTTCACCGAGACCACGATCCTGTCCGGCGAGCTCATGCCCGCGCACTACGACGACCTCAACGACCACCAGGTCGACGTCTGGCCGAGCACGCCCGAGGGCGAGGAGCGCCAGGCGCGCGAGGTCGAGGAGCACTACCGCACCCTGGTGGCCCACCCGCAGGTCGACGCGATCACGTACTGGGGCCTGTCCGACCACGGCATGTGGCTCAACGCGCCCGGCGGGCTCGTGCGGGCCGACGGCACACCGAAGCCGTCGTACGAGACGCTGCGCGGCCTGGTGAAGGGCGAGTGGTGGCTGGCCGCCACCGACGTCACGGCCGACGCGGACGGGACCGTGCAGCTGCGCGGCCTGCCGGGCCGCTACGTGCTCGAGGTCGACGGCGCGCGCCACGAGCTCGTCCTGCCCGCCGAGGGCGGTGACACGCAGACCACGGTGGTCGTGCCCCGGTGAGCGCCGTCGCCGCGCGGCTCGTGCGGGACCGGCTCACGCTCGGCCTCTACGCGCCGTTCGTGGTGTGGGGCTGGCTGCTCTACAGCTTCAACCCCAGCGTCCCGCTGCTCGGCGACGAGCTGGGTGTCTCGGCCGCGCAGGCGGGCCTGCACGGCACCGCCATGGCGGCCGGCGGGCTCGTGGCCGCACCGCTCATCCCGCGCGCTGCGCAGGCACTCGGGCGTCGGACGACGCTCGTCGTGGCGGCGCTCGTCGTCGCCGTGGGGCTCGCCGGGCTGCTGCTCGGCCGTGAGCTGCCGGTCACCCTGGTCGGCATGCTCGTCACGGCGGTGGGCGGGAACCTGCTGATCGCGACCGCGCAGGTGGCGCTCGCGGCGCACCACGGGCCCACGTCGTCGGCGGCCCTGGCCGAGGCGAACGGCGTCGGCTCGGGCATCGGTCTGCTCGGGCCGCTGGCGGTCGGCGCCTGCGTCGCGATCGGCTGGGGCTGGCGGGCCGGGGTCGTCGTGACCGCGGCGCTGGGGGTCGCGACGGCGCTGCTGGTCCTCCGGCTGCCGCGTTCACCCGCGCTCGACCGGCCGGGACCGGCCGACCCCGCGGAGCCGGTGCCGCTCGCCGCCGCCGACGAGGCCGCGGCGGCCCGCCGCGGCCCGGGCCGGCACGCCGGCACGTTCTTCCTGGCCGCGCTCGTCGCCGCGACGTCGCTGGAGTTCGCGACGACGTTCTGGGCGACGGACCTCGTGCTCGAGCGCACGTCGGCCGGCGCGGGGATCGCCACGGCGACGACGGCCGGGCTCGCCGCCGGCATGACGGCCATGCGGTTCGTGATCGGTCCGCTGTCGCTGCGGGTCGCACCGGCGACCCTGCTCGCCGCGTCGTTCGTCATCTCCGTCGGTGGCTGGGCCGTGCTCTGGACGGCGACGAGCACCGCCGTCGCCCTCACCGGCCTCGTCGTGGCCGGCTTCGGCTACGGCGCGCAGTACCCGCTGTCCGTGGCGCTGCTGCTCGCCGCGTCGCCCGGGCGGCGTGACCGCGCGCAGTCGCACGCGACGCTCGCGGGCGCGCTGGCCGTCGGCGTGGCGCCGTTCGCGCTCGGGGCGGCGGCCGACCAGGTGGGCAGCCACCAGGCGTTCGTCCTGGTGCCGGTGGTCGCCGCCGTCGGGTTCGGCATGGCCGTGCTCGGCGGCCGCGCGGTCCGGCGCACCCCCGCGGCCCTGGGAGGATCGACGCCGTGGCACGACCCGACGTCCGACCCGTCACCGACCGCGACGACCCCCGCCTCGCCGACTACGTCTCCCTGACCGACGTCGCGCTGCGACGACGGCTGGAGCCGGAGAACGGCCTCTACATCGCCGAGAGCTCGACGGTCCTGGGTCGTGCGCTGCGCGCCGGGCACCGGCCGCGGTCGGTGCTGCTCGCGCCACGGTGGCTGGGCGACGTCGAGGTGATGCTCGCGGACCTGCCCGGCGACGACGTGCCCGTGTACGTGGCCGAGGAGCCCGTGCTCGAGGCCATCACCGGGTTCCACGTGCACCGGGGCGCCCTCGCGGCGATGCAGCGGCCCGTGCTGCCCTCCGTGGCCGACGTGCTGGCGTCGGCCCGCGACGGCGCCGGTGCCCGTCGCGTCGCCGTGCTCGAGGACGTCGTCGACCACACGAACGTCGGCGCCGCGTTCCGGTCGGCGGCCGCGCTCGGCGTCGACGCGGTGCTCGTGACGCCGCGCTGCGCGGACCCGCTGTACCGGCGGTCGGTGCGGGTGTCGATGGGCACGGTGTTCCAGGTGCCGTGGACCCGGGTGGACCCGTGGCCCGAGGGCGTCGACGTCCTGCGGGAGGAGGGGTTCGTGGTCGCGTCGCTCGCGCTCTCCGACGACGCGATCACGCTCGACGAGCTCGTCGCCGACCCGCCGGAGCGCCTCGCGCTGGTCCTCGGCGCCGAGGGGCACGGGCTCAAGCCGCGGACGGTCGCGGCGTCGGACCTGGTCGTGCGCATCCCCATGGCCGCAGGGGTCGACTCCCTCAACGTGGCGGCGGCGGCCGCCGTCGCGTTCTGGGCGACGCGGGTCTGACGCCTCACCCGGGTGACGTGCGGGCGACGTCGTCCGCGGCGACGGGAACGAGCCGCGGCACACCGGGAGGGTGCGCTACGGGAGCCCGCGTCCTGGGCGGCGGCGGTGACCGGCGGCCGGACCGGGTGAGAACGGGACACAGGGGTTGATGTGGCCGCGGCGCCGCAGGACGCTGGGGACGGTGCCCGGCACCGGCGCCGGGCGCCGCCAGGGGGAACCATGCGTACCGGCACCCGCACCGGCCTGTCCGTCCTCGCCGTCGCCGCGCTGACCGCGCTCGGCGCCGCACCGGCGTCCGCCGCGCCGCCACCCGCCTGCGGCGACACCCTCACCGTCGACACGGTGCTGACCGCCGACCTCTCGTGCCCGGCCGGCGGGCCCGGGCTCCGGCTCGCGCCGGGGGTGACGCTCGACCTGGGCGGGCACGTCCTGCGCGGGCCCGGCCCGGTGCTGGGCAGCGGGCGGGGCGTCGAGGTCACGCGGGAGGGCGAGGCCGTCGTGCGCAACGGGACGGTCGCGGGATGGAGCACCGGCGTCGGCTCGCTGCCGGTCGAGACCGGGGGACCCACCGGCGTGCTCACGCTCGAGCGGCTGGTCGTCCGGGACAACGGCCTCGGCGCGGACGTCTCGGGGGAGCCCGGCAGCGGGTTCTTCGCCAAGCCGCTGCGGGTCGTGCGCTCGACGTTCCTGCGCAACGGCGACGGCGTCCTGACGCCGGACAGCGACGCCGTGATCGAGCGCTCGACGTTCGCCGAGCACTCCCGGGCCGGCGTCGTGACCGACGACGGCGGTGGCGCGACGATCACGGGCAGCCGCTTCCTGCGCAACCGGCACGGCGTCTTCCTCCTCGTCCAGGGGAGCGCGGACGTCGTGGGCTCGGAGTTCGTCGACAACACGATCGGGGTCGGCGCCGAGATCGCCGAGGCCTACATCAGCGTCCGGGACAGCCGGTTCACCGGCTCCCAGATCGCCGTGGACGCCGAGTGGGCCCAGCTCTCGCTGAGCGGGTCGCGGCTCGTCGCGAACACCACGGGCGTGGTGCTCGGCGACTGGGGGGCCTCGATCGTCGGCAACAGGTTCCGGGCGAACGAGACCGGCATCCGCGGGTCCGGACCGGGTCTGATCCAGGACAACGTGCTGCGGTGGAACGGCGACGGCATCGTCATCGACCCGGCGTACGACACGCTCGCGCTGGGCGGCAACGACGTGCGGCGCAGCTCGGGCTGGGGCATCCACGCACCCGGCGTGACGGACCTGGGCGGGAACGTGGCACGCGGGAACGGCAACGAGCCGCAGTGCGTCGGCGTCGTGTGCGGGGGGCGGCCGCCGTCGTGACCGACGGCGGTACGAGCGGGTACGACCCGGGGCCGGGCCCGCGCACGACCGGCCGTCGCGGGTCAGGGCAGCGCGAGGCCCTCGACGACCTCGACACCGGGCGCCCGCACGAGGAGCGCGCCCGGCAGCGAGATCTTGGAGCGGCGCACCCCGCTGCCGATGATCACCCTGCCGCCCGACGCCGCGTCGTCCGCGGCCACCGCCGCGTCGGCGAGCACGCGGTACCCCGCGGGCAGCCCGAGCGGGGTGATGCCGCCGTACTCCATGCCCGACTCGGCGGTCGCGCGGTCCATCGGGAGGAACGAGGCCTTGCGCACGTCGAGCAGGCGCTTGACGGCGTTGTTGACGTCGGCGCGCGTCGTGGCGCGCACCAGCGCCGCGGCCACCTTCTCCTCACCCGCGCGCCGGCCCCCGACGAGGACGCAGTTGACGGAGGCCGACAGCGGCAGGTCGTAGGCGTCGGTCATCGCGGCCGTGTCCGCGAGCCCGGGGTCGATCTCCGCGACGAGCACGGCGTCCGCGACGCCCGGGTCCGTGGCCGCCCAGGCGGCGACGGCGGCGGCGGTGGCGTCGGCGAGCAGGTCCGGGCGGTCGACGGCGCGCTCCCAGGTGAGCGAGCCGAGCGTGGCGGTCGTCATGCGAGGCAGGGTAGCCGCCGGTGCCGACGTCCCCTGCCGGCGCACCTCAGCGCTGGTACGTCGCCATGAGGACGCCGCGCGCCAGCGTGTGGAACACGAGCGCGGCGCTGGCCGCCCCCGGCGGCGTGTCCGGCGTCAGGCCGAGGTCGTCGGTGTCGAGCGCGTGCACGGCGACGTAGTACCGGTGCACCTGGTCCCCGGGCGGCGGGGCGCTGCCGCGGTACGCCGCGACGCCGTCGTCCCCGCGCAGCTGGAACGCGCCGGCGGGCAGCAGGGCGCCGTCCTCGCTGCCGGCACCGCGCTCCAGGGACGTCACGGACGCGGGGATGCCGAGGACGGTCCAGTGCCACCAGCCGGCGACGCCCGGGGCGTCGGGGTCGAAGACGTTCACGGCGAAGCCACGGGTCTGCTCGGGGAAGCCCGACCAGGACAGCTGCGGGGAGACGTTCTGCCCGGCCTCGGTGTTGGTGTGCACGTCGGGGACGCGCTCCCCGTGCACCCAGTCCTCGCTGGTCACGGTGAAGCCGGGGACGGCGGGCAGCAGGGCGTAGGGCTCCGGCGCGACGGGGCGGGTGAGCGACGCGGTCACGTGACCTCCCGGGTCGGCCCGGCACCGGTCGCCGGGCGGTCGGTGCCATCCTCCCGGCGGCCGTCCGGACGCGCACCCGCACGGCACACCCGCACGGCACACCCGCACGGCACACCCGCACGGCACCGTGGCGCCGCCGTCGGGCCCCGGCCGCCCCGGTGCGGTAGACCCGTGCCGTGACCGACGTGCCCGTGCTGCTCGTGCTCGAC includes these proteins:
- a CDS encoding sugar MFS transporter, which codes for MSAVAARLVRDRLTLGLYAPFVVWGWLLYSFNPSVPLLGDELGVSAAQAGLHGTAMAAGGLVAAPLIPRAAQALGRRTTLVVAALVVAVGLAGLLLGRELPVTLVGMLVTAVGGNLLIATAQVALAAHHGPTSSAALAEANGVGSGIGLLGPLAVGACVAIGWGWRAGVVVTAALGVATALLVLRLPRSPALDRPGPADPAEPVPLAAADEAAAARRGPGRHAGTFFLAALVAATSLEFATTFWATDLVLERTSAGAGIATATTAGLAAGMTAMRFVIGPLSLRVAPATLLAASFVISVGGWAVLWTATSTAVALTGLVVAGFGYGAQYPLSVALLLAASPGRRDRAQSHATLAGALAVGVAPFALGAAADQVGSHQAFVLVPVVAAVGFGMAVLGGRAVRRTPAALGGSTPWHDPTSDPSPTATTPASPTTSP
- a CDS encoding YbhB/YbcL family Raf kinase inhibitor-like protein; amino-acid sequence: MTASLTRPVAPEPYALLPAVPGFTVTSEDWVHGERVPDVHTNTEAGQNVSPQLSWSGFPEQTRGFAVNVFDPDAPGVAGWWHWTVLGIPASVTSLERGAGSEDGALLPAGAFQLRGDDGVAAYRGSAPPPGDQVHRYYVAVHALDTDDLGLTPDTPPGAASAALVFHTLARGVLMATYQR
- a CDS encoding right-handed parallel beta-helix repeat-containing protein; the protein is MRTGTRTGLSVLAVAALTALGAAPASAAPPPACGDTLTVDTVLTADLSCPAGGPGLRLAPGVTLDLGGHVLRGPGPVLGSGRGVEVTREGEAVVRNGTVAGWSTGVGSLPVETGGPTGVLTLERLVVRDNGLGADVSGEPGSGFFAKPLRVVRSTFLRNGDGVLTPDSDAVIERSTFAEHSRAGVVTDDGGGATITGSRFLRNRHGVFLLVQGSADVVGSEFVDNTIGVGAEIAEAYISVRDSRFTGSQIAVDAEWAQLSLSGSRLVANTTGVVLGDWGASIVGNRFRANETGIRGSGPGLIQDNVLRWNGDGIVIDPAYDTLALGGNDVRRSSGWGIHAPGVTDLGGNVARGNGNEPQCVGVVCGGRPPS
- a CDS encoding RNA methyltransferase, whose protein sequence is MARPDVRPVTDRDDPRLADYVSLTDVALRRRLEPENGLYIAESSTVLGRALRAGHRPRSVLLAPRWLGDVEVMLADLPGDDVPVYVAEEPVLEAITGFHVHRGALAAMQRPVLPSVADVLASARDGAGARRVAVLEDVVDHTNVGAAFRSAAALGVDAVLVTPRCADPLYRRSVRVSMGTVFQVPWTRVDPWPEGVDVLREEGFVVASLALSDDAITLDELVADPPERLALVLGAEGHGLKPRTVAASDLVVRIPMAAGVDSLNVAAAAAVAFWATRV
- a CDS encoding YbaK/EbsC family protein, which produces MTTATLGSLTWERAVDRPDLLADATAAAVAAWAATDPGVADAVLVAEIDPGLADTAAMTDAYDLPLSASVNCVLVGGRRAGEEKVAAALVRATTRADVNNAVKRLLDVRKASFLPMDRATAESGMEYGGITPLGLPAGYRVLADAAVAADDAASGGRVIIGSGVRRSKISLPGALLVRAPGVEVVEGLALP